A stretch of the Bradyrhizobium arachidis genome encodes the following:
- a CDS encoding malonyl-CoA synthase, with amino-acid sequence MTWNLYDRLLASADSDRSVCIEKENGATLSYAELAALSGRLANFLAKNGIGPNHRVAAKVEKSVEAIALYLATLRAGAVYLPLNTAYTAAETEYFIRDAQPTLIVCDPREEADLRAMTAKTGGRVETLNEQGQGSLVEAAATFPAGFDTVAREKDDLAAILYTSGTTGRSKGAMLTHGNLVSNALTLVEQWRYSHRDVLIHALPIYHIHGLFVAGNVTFAARARILFMQKFDAERILAAMARSTVLMGVPTFYVRLLQSANLNEATTAGMRLFVAGSAPLLAETHRDWKKKTGHEILERYGMTETGMIASNPYDGARIPGSVGRPLPAVEVRITDPESGAALATDEVGMIEVKGPNVFAGYWNMPDKTATEFRADGFFITGDLGKLDTRGYLYIVGRGKDLIITGGFNVYPKEIETEIDAIPGVSESAVVGVPHADFGEGVTAAVVRSADSKVDERAILEALSGRLAKFKQPKRIIFVDALPRNAMGKVQKNLLRERFADVYSAKVG; translated from the coding sequence ATGACCTGGAACCTGTACGACCGCCTGCTTGCCTCTGCGGATTCCGACCGGTCCGTCTGCATCGAGAAGGAAAACGGCGCCACCTTGAGCTACGCCGAACTCGCCGCCCTCAGCGGCAGGCTCGCGAATTTCCTTGCGAAGAACGGCATCGGCCCGAACCATCGTGTCGCCGCGAAGGTCGAGAAGTCCGTCGAGGCCATTGCGCTCTATCTTGCGACGCTCCGCGCCGGAGCGGTCTATCTGCCGCTCAACACGGCCTATACGGCGGCCGAGACCGAATACTTCATCCGCGACGCGCAGCCGACATTGATCGTGTGCGATCCGAGGGAGGAAGCTGATCTGCGCGCCATGACCGCAAAGACTGGCGGGCGGGTCGAGACGCTCAACGAGCAGGGTCAGGGCTCGCTCGTCGAAGCAGCCGCGACCTTCCCCGCAGGCTTCGATACCGTGGCCAGGGAGAAGGACGATCTAGCGGCGATTCTCTACACGTCAGGCACCACGGGACGCTCGAAGGGAGCCATGCTGACCCATGGCAATCTGGTTTCGAACGCGCTGACGCTGGTCGAGCAATGGCGCTACTCGCACCGGGACGTTCTCATCCACGCCCTGCCGATCTATCACATCCACGGCCTGTTCGTGGCCGGCAATGTGACGTTTGCCGCACGCGCCCGCATCCTGTTCATGCAGAAGTTCGACGCGGAGCGAATTTTGGCTGCGATGGCGCGGTCGACCGTTCTGATGGGCGTGCCGACCTTCTATGTTCGCCTGCTCCAGAGCGCGAATTTGAACGAAGCCACGACCGCGGGCATGAGACTGTTCGTCGCCGGTTCTGCGCCGCTTCTGGCCGAGACGCACCGTGACTGGAAAAAGAAAACGGGCCACGAGATCCTCGAGCGCTACGGCATGACCGAGACCGGCATGATCGCCTCCAATCCATATGACGGCGCGCGCATTCCAGGCTCCGTGGGGCGCCCGCTGCCCGCGGTCGAGGTTCGCATCACCGATCCCGAAAGCGGCGCCGCGTTGGCAACCGACGAGGTCGGCATGATCGAAGTGAAGGGACCAAATGTGTTTGCGGGCTACTGGAACATGCCCGATAAAACAGCGACCGAATTTCGCGCCGACGGCTTCTTCATCACGGGCGACCTCGGCAAGCTCGACACGCGCGGTTATCTGTACATTGTCGGCCGCGGCAAGGACCTCATCATCACCGGGGGCTTCAACGTCTACCCGAAGGAGATCGAGACAGAGATCGACGCCATTCCTGGCGTGTCCGAGAGCGCGGTTGTCGGCGTGCCCCATGCCGACTTCGGCGAAGGCGTCACCGCTGCCGTCGTCCGGTCGGCCGACTCCAAGGTGGACGAACGCGCCATCCTGGAGGCGCTGTCGGGACGACTGGCCAAATTCAAGCAGCCCAAGCGCATCATCTTTGTGGACGCATTGCCGCGCAACGCAATGGGCAAGGTGCAAAAGAACCTGCTGCGGGAGCGCTTCGCCGACGTTTATTCGGCCAAGGTCGGCTGA
- a CDS encoding ABC transporter permease, giving the protein MRTISPGRIALIAVCALVLVFLILPVLIIAPISFSSARFLTFPPPSLSLRWYQQYFSNPAWMQATRVTLTVAFFTVAIATPLGVAAAYAISQSKLRIMRLIHMTLLLPLVVPIIITAVGIFFVYVRVGLVATMPGLVLANVMLGLPYVVISVLAGLQSFDPTQEMVARSLGMNRLRSFFAVTLPQIKSSVVAGGIFAFISAMDETIIALFISGGQYQPLTKRMFTALRDEIDPTIAAISTLMTAASFMLVLVASARQPKKA; this is encoded by the coding sequence ATGAGAACGATCTCGCCCGGACGGATTGCCCTGATCGCGGTTTGCGCGCTGGTGCTGGTGTTTCTGATCCTGCCGGTGCTGATCATCGCGCCGATCTCGTTCTCCAGCGCGCGGTTTTTGACCTTCCCGCCGCCGTCGCTGTCGCTGCGCTGGTATCAGCAGTATTTCTCGAATCCCGCCTGGATGCAGGCGACGCGGGTGACGCTCACGGTCGCCTTCTTTACCGTGGCGATCGCGACGCCGCTCGGCGTTGCCGCCGCCTATGCGATCAGCCAGTCGAAGCTGCGCATCATGCGTCTGATCCACATGACGCTGTTGCTGCCGCTGGTGGTGCCCATCATCATCACGGCAGTCGGCATCTTCTTCGTCTATGTCAGGGTCGGCCTCGTCGCCACGATGCCCGGTCTGGTGCTGGCTAACGTGATGCTGGGGCTGCCTTACGTGGTGATCTCGGTGCTGGCGGGCCTACAGAGTTTTGACCCGACGCAGGAGATGGTGGCCCGCAGTCTGGGCATGAACCGCCTGCGCAGCTTCTTTGCGGTGACGCTGCCGCAGATCAAGTCCAGCGTGGTCGCCGGCGGCATCTTTGCCTTCATCTCCGCGATGGACGAGACGATCATCGCACTGTTCATCTCCGGCGGTCAGTACCAGCCGCTGACCAAGCGGATGTTCACGGCGCTGCGCGACGAGATCGATCCGACGATCGCCGCCATCTCGACGTTGATGACAGCGGCCTCATTCATGCTGGTGCTGGTGGCGAGCGCGCGGCAGCCGAAAAAAGCATAA